ACTACCGTCTGGCTCTCATGCCGCTGTGCTTCCGACTTCGGGATGATGGCGGTAACCATAGCCCCCTCGTTCCTGAGAATTCCCCGCTCACATAGCTTTCTTAACACGGTATAGGTTGTGGACTTCTTCCAGCCCAGTACCGCGAGACTCAGCTTCACCAGCTCTGTAGAATTAATCGGCTCATGATCCCAGATCAGGCAAGCGAATTTATATTCGGCATCATATAATTTGTATGGCTCCATCCTGTTCACTCCTTATAAGTTTATTACAGTAGACCTAATGATACTAAGTCTATTGCAGTAAACCTATATTGTCAAGGTGGCACCCGGTACCTCCAGCACAAAATAACCCCA
The sequence above is a segment of the Paenibacillus sp. FSL R7-0204 genome. Coding sequences within it:
- a CDS encoding BlaI/MecI/CopY family transcriptional regulator produces the protein MEPYKLYDAEYKFACLIWDHEPINSTELVKLSLAVLGWKKSTTYTVLRKLCERGILRNEGAMVTAIIPKSEAQRHESQTVVDKAFGGSLPQFLTAFLGDKKLSAQEAAELKKIIEEASQ